One window from the genome of Kaistella carnis encodes:
- a CDS encoding PaaI family thioesterase, with product MENREEILNKLNNWGGETLGKTLDIVFTDVTDDSLSATMPVTAKVHQPYGILHGGASCVLAETLGSSLSVLHVDTEKFAPVGTNINSNHLRSKKDGIVTGTAKFIRKGRTMHVSEIEIRDEKGELINHTTMTNNIIPR from the coding sequence ATGGAAAATAGAGAAGAAATTTTAAATAAATTAAATAACTGGGGCGGCGAAACCCTGGGAAAAACTTTAGATATCGTTTTTACAGATGTTACTGACGATTCCCTTTCTGCAACGATGCCTGTAACGGCAAAAGTGCATCAACCTTACGGTATTCTGCATGGTGGTGCAAGCTGCGTTTTGGCAGAAACTTTAGGTTCCTCTTTATCTGTATTGCATGTCGATACCGAAAAATTTGCGCCGGTGGGAACGAACATTAATTCAAATCATCTGCGAAGTAAAAAAGATGGAATCGTGACTGGAACGGCAAAATTCATTCGAAAAGGCAGAACAATGCATGTTTCGGAAATTGAAATTCGCGACGAAAAAGGGGAATTGATCAATCACACCACGATGACAAATAATATTATTCCCCGTTAA
- a CDS encoding 1-acyl-sn-glycerol-3-phosphate acyltransferase, with the protein MKKLFGKLMLKLVGWKVVLEGDVNNLDRCILVVAPHTANDEYMLGNFAYWSLGKPLKVIIKDQHTKAWYGFLIKAMGGIGIDRSQKNDLVNFVVNEFKKDDFSLVITPEGTRSWVPKWRKGFYHMALAAKVPIVIAAGDFKDKVIYLGKKISVEELETRSYEDIMAEMEEYYKKITPKFPEKWNPKIY; encoded by the coding sequence ATGAAAAAATTATTCGGCAAATTAATGCTTAAACTGGTCGGTTGGAAAGTGGTCTTAGAAGGCGACGTAAATAACCTGGACCGCTGCATTCTGGTCGTCGCTCCTCACACCGCAAATGATGAGTACATGCTCGGGAATTTTGCGTATTGGTCCTTGGGTAAACCCTTGAAAGTCATTATTAAAGATCAGCATACGAAAGCTTGGTATGGCTTTTTAATAAAGGCAATGGGTGGTATTGGCATCGACCGTTCTCAGAAAAATGATTTGGTTAATTTTGTCGTGAATGAGTTTAAAAAAGATGATTTCAGTTTGGTAATTACGCCCGAAGGAACCAGAAGTTGGGTGCCTAAATGGCGCAAAGGTTTTTACCATATGGCATTGGCTGCAAAGGTTCCCATCGTTATTGCTGCCGGAGATTTTAAAGATAAAGTAATTTATTTGGGTAAGAAAATTTCGGTGGAAGAATTAGAAACAAGATCGTATGAAGACATCATGGCGGAAATGGAGGAATATTACAAAAAGATCACGCCGAAATTTCCTGAAAAGTGGAATCCGAAGATATACTAG
- a CDS encoding PspC domain-containing protein → MNKTLSIGLAGFSFTIEEHAYIKLSDYLAALKSSLDANEAEEVMHDIEIRMVEIFKDALGKREVINDVDVDRVISQIGSPEKIEEQEEAYFSETNSNQKRQQKSNANFNGQKQLFRDPELAKIGGVCAGLGHYVGMDISAMRAIWLGIAILGVFTAAISTSVIILIYIILWIVLPKAETATDFLKMKGKPLNFDNLKQESTKIVQFANESTQRVGELYNENKPYINKAGNGLWNVVRYLLGTILAIMGLSLLIGSFTVLGLGFSGASNINFFNNLGFYLQDSNFGFLVIALGFLSSFIPGLIFCYLAVKLFSPKTRFNNTGYVIGALVLIWIGLVAATGFSAIRYKTQYSGSNDSTQNVAINTSSDSLLIDVKRVVIPQNFKSYWDDVYSDGKTIFKEDYPNLDVIRKDVSVPYLEIKKRADGYNLPLNVNVPVEIVDNKILLPNYISYSYNDRLRDYRVDYNLIVPKSMKVIALNDGRGFSIDDEANDDHEENDNSTGIVIEKNKVKINGSTIEYNSNDRDSVIINGKKVPKKEADKVIDSMKWNLNKLQDVDISIKNGKKEIVIKTK, encoded by the coding sequence ATGAACAAGACACTCTCCATAGGACTCGCCGGTTTCTCTTTCACAATCGAGGAACACGCTTACATCAAACTCAGCGATTATCTTGCGGCACTCAAAAGCTCTTTAGATGCGAATGAAGCAGAAGAAGTAATGCATGATATTGAAATCAGAATGGTGGAAATATTTAAAGATGCACTCGGAAAACGCGAAGTGATTAATGATGTTGATGTTGACCGCGTGATCTCACAAATCGGCTCGCCGGAAAAAATAGAAGAACAGGAAGAAGCCTATTTTTCCGAAACTAATTCAAACCAGAAACGTCAACAAAAAAGCAATGCAAATTTCAATGGTCAAAAGCAACTTTTCCGAGATCCGGAACTTGCTAAAATCGGTGGAGTTTGTGCCGGATTAGGGCATTATGTAGGTATGGATATCAGCGCCATGCGTGCGATCTGGTTGGGAATTGCGATTTTAGGGGTATTTACCGCTGCAATTTCTACATCAGTTATTATTTTAATCTACATTATTCTGTGGATCGTGTTGCCGAAAGCGGAAACAGCAACCGATTTTTTGAAAATGAAAGGCAAACCTTTAAATTTCGATAATTTAAAACAGGAATCGACAAAAATTGTACAGTTTGCCAATGAATCTACGCAGAGAGTAGGAGAACTTTATAACGAAAATAAACCCTATATCAACAAAGCGGGAAACGGCTTGTGGAATGTAGTTCGTTATCTACTGGGAACGATTTTAGCAATCATGGGACTTTCACTTCTTATAGGATCGTTCACCGTGTTAGGACTTGGTTTTTCCGGAGCCAGTAACATTAATTTCTTCAACAATTTAGGATTTTATCTGCAGGACAGTAATTTTGGATTCCTCGTGATCGCTCTCGGATTCTTGTCTTCTTTTATTCCGGGACTAATTTTCTGTTATCTCGCAGTTAAATTATTTTCTCCGAAAACAAGGTTTAATAATACGGGATATGTGATCGGAGCCTTAGTTTTGATCTGGATCGGACTGGTTGCTGCGACAGGATTTAGCGCAATTCGATATAAAACGCAGTACAGCGGAAGCAATGACAGTACGCAAAACGTCGCCATCAATACTTCTTCAGATTCCCTCTTAATTGATGTGAAAAGAGTCGTAATTCCGCAAAACTTTAAATCGTACTGGGATGATGTATATTCTGATGGGAAAACTATTTTCAAAGAAGATTATCCTAATTTAGATGTCATAAGAAAAGACGTAAGCGTTCCTTATCTCGAAATTAAAAAAAGAGCAGATGGATATAATTTACCTTTAAATGTGAATGTTCCCGTGGAAATTGTAGATAATAAAATCTTGCTTCCGAATTATATTTCTTATTCCTATAATGACCGTTTAAGAGATTACAGAGTCGACTATAATTTGATTGTCCCAAAAAGTATGAAGGTGATTGCCCTGAACGATGGGCGTGGTTTTTCCATAGATGATGAGGCAAATGATGATCATGAAGAAAACGATAACTCCACCGGAATCGTGATTGAGAAAAATAAGGTGAAGATCAACGGATCTACGATCGAATATAACTCAAACGATAGAGACAGTGTAATTATCAATGGCAAAAAAGTACCGAAAAAAGAAGCAGATAAAGTGATCGATTCTATGAAATGGAATCTGAATAAGCTTCAAGACGTCGACATCTCCATCAAAAACGGTAAAAAAGAAATCGTCATCAAGACAAAATAA
- a CDS encoding PadR family transcriptional regulator: MNTENTKAQMRKGILEFCILSLINEREMYVSDLIDELKKGKLDVVEGTLYPLLTRLKNGEFLSYRWEESTGGPPRKYYQMTEKGKLFLAELQNTWNDLTDSVNLITKNNNPTGAPESAFLPNS, encoded by the coding sequence ATGAACACAGAAAACACCAAAGCGCAAATGCGGAAAGGTATTCTGGAATTCTGTATTTTAAGTTTGATTAATGAGCGCGAAATGTATGTTTCTGATCTTATTGATGAACTCAAAAAAGGAAAACTGGATGTAGTGGAAGGCACTCTTTATCCGCTGTTGACCCGACTTAAGAACGGAGAATTCCTTTCTTACCGTTGGGAAGAATCCACCGGCGGGCCACCCCGAAAATATTACCAGATGACGGAGAAAGGCAAATTATTTCTTGCGGAACTTCAAAATACCTGGAACGACCTGACAGACTCTGTAAACTTGATTACTAAAAACAATAACCCGACGGGCGCACCTGAAAGCGCGTTCCTACCAAATTCTTAA
- a CDS encoding chaperone modulator CbpM, which yields MSERISREELVKIYNIEITFFDSLEEAGLLKPVVDNEVKYLLYEELPAFERFANWHYDLEVNLPGLEVIQHLLDKLEKLRHENERLQYLSSKFHDID from the coding sequence ATGAGCGAAAGAATATCACGCGAAGAACTCGTAAAAATCTATAATATCGAAATCACATTTTTTGATTCGCTGGAAGAAGCCGGACTTTTGAAACCTGTGGTCGACAATGAAGTAAAATATTTACTGTACGAAGAATTACCGGCTTTTGAGCGGTTTGCAAATTGGCATTACGATCTGGAAGTTAACCTTCCCGGTTTAGAAGTGATTCAACATCTTTTAGATAAGCTTGAAAAACTTAGACATGAAAACGAAAGGCTGCAATATCTTTCGAGTAAATTTCATGATATCGATTAA
- a CDS encoding DnaJ C-terminal domain-containing protein has product MAYIDYYKVLGIDQKATADQIKKAYRKLARKYHPDVNPGDKEAERKFKEINEANEVLSHPENRAKYDKYGENWKHGEQYEQAQQQQRGRQSRQSSSYGGFADTDFENGADFSDFFQSMFGGGGFGGASRGSASGKFKGQDLEASLNLHLRDVAKTHQQTFEINGKKLRITIPAGVADGQKIKLKGHGNPGHNGGPNGDLFITFNVQEDAEFKRQGDNLTSEVDLDLYTAILGGEIEVKTLDGAVKLKVKPETQSGTKVRLKGKGFPVYKKEGEFGDLLVTYNVQLPKNLTEAEKELFLQLKNLKK; this is encoded by the coding sequence ATGGCATATATAGATTATTATAAAGTTTTAGGAATTGATCAGAAGGCCACGGCCGATCAAATCAAAAAGGCGTACCGTAAGTTAGCGCGGAAATACCATCCCGACGTGAATCCCGGTGATAAAGAAGCCGAAAGAAAATTTAAAGAAATTAATGAAGCCAACGAGGTTTTGAGTCATCCGGAAAACCGTGCTAAATATGACAAATACGGAGAAAACTGGAAGCATGGCGAACAATATGAGCAAGCGCAACAGCAACAGCGCGGTCGGCAATCCAGACAGAGCAGCAGTTATGGCGGCTTTGCAGATACCGATTTTGAGAATGGTGCAGATTTTTCGGACTTTTTTCAAAGTATGTTTGGTGGCGGCGGATTTGGCGGTGCTTCGCGAGGCAGCGCTTCTGGGAAGTTTAAAGGCCAGGATTTGGAAGCCTCATTGAATCTCCATTTGCGTGATGTAGCGAAAACCCATCAGCAAACTTTTGAGATCAATGGTAAAAAATTGCGCATCACCATTCCGGCCGGAGTTGCAGATGGTCAGAAAATCAAATTAAAAGGCCACGGAAATCCGGGTCATAACGGCGGTCCCAACGGTGATTTATTCATCACGTTCAATGTGCAGGAAGATGCTGAGTTTAAAAGACAGGGCGATAATCTGACTTCAGAGGTTGATCTGGATTTATATACCGCCATTTTAGGTGGGGAAATTGAGGTGAAAACACTGGATGGCGCGGTAAAACTTAAAGTGAAACCCGAAACGCAAAGTGGAACAAAAGTGCGCTTGAAAGGTAAAGGTTTTCCTGTCTATAAAAAGGAAGGCGAATTTGGTGATCTTTTGGTGACGTATAACGTCCAACTTCCTAAAAATCTGACTGAAGCGGAAAAAGAATTATTCCTTCAACTTAAAAATCTAAAAAAATGA